Proteins encoded in a region of the Deinococcus malanensis genome:
- a CDS encoding [LysW]-aminoadipate kinase — MIIVKVGGSAGIDYDAVCADLATRWKAGERLVLVHGGSGETNRIAEALGHPPRFVTSPSGYTSRFTDRETLEIFEMVYCGKMNKGIVERLQRLGINAVGLSGLDGRIFEGRHKDSVRAVENGKVKVLRGDHTGTVEKVNTGLIELLLGAGYLPVLTPPAASYEGVAINVDGDRAAAALAVALKADALLLLSNVPGLLRAYPDESSLIREIPAGNVEDYLEFAQDRMKKKVLGAAEAVQGGVRRVIFGDARAGQPVTAALEGAGTVVS; from the coding sequence ATGATCATCGTGAAAGTCGGCGGAAGCGCCGGAATCGACTACGACGCTGTCTGCGCCGACCTTGCCACCCGCTGGAAGGCCGGTGAGCGCCTCGTGCTGGTACACGGTGGAAGTGGCGAAACCAACCGCATCGCCGAAGCTCTGGGCCATCCCCCGCGCTTTGTGACCAGTCCCAGCGGCTACACTTCCCGGTTTACCGACCGCGAGACACTGGAAATCTTCGAGATGGTGTACTGCGGCAAAATGAACAAGGGCATCGTCGAGCGGTTACAGCGGCTGGGCATCAACGCGGTCGGACTCTCGGGTCTCGACGGGCGGATCTTCGAGGGCCGTCACAAGGACAGCGTGAGGGCCGTTGAAAACGGCAAGGTCAAGGTGCTGCGCGGTGACCATACCGGCACCGTCGAGAAGGTGAACACCGGCCTGATCGAACTTCTCCTGGGTGCGGGCTACCTGCCGGTGCTAACCCCACCTGCGGCCAGCTATGAGGGTGTGGCCATAAACGTGGACGGGGACCGCGCCGCGGCTGCCCTTGCCGTGGCCCTGAAGGCAGACGCGCTGCTGTTGCTCTCGAATGTGCCAGGACTCCTGCGTGCCTATCCGGACGAAAGCAGCCTGATCCGTGAGATTCCGGCTGGCAATGTAGAGGACTACCTGGAATTCGCGCAGGACCGCATGAAGAAAAAGGTTCTGGGGGCTGCCGAGGCAGTCCAGGGAGGTGTGAGGCGGGTCATCTTCGGGGACGCCCGGGCCGGGCAGCCGGTGACGGCCGCGCTTGAGGGTGCCGGAACAGTGGTGTCCTAA
- a CDS encoding DUF1294 domain-containing protein, whose translation MAARLFVAWQVVWGLVAFVAMGHDKRLAAQPGQRIPERNLHRLETWGGWAGSLAAQQIFRHKTRKATYQRTFRRIALAWIMAGVLLGGLHFAMQFYI comes from the coding sequence ATGGCGGCGCGCCTGTTCGTGGCGTGGCAGGTCGTCTGGGGCCTGGTTGCCTTCGTTGCCATGGGACATGACAAGCGTCTGGCTGCACAGCCGGGCCAGCGTATTCCCGAGAGAAACCTGCACCGGCTGGAAACCTGGGGAGGCTGGGCGGGTTCGCTTGCCGCCCAGCAGATATTTCGCCACAAAACCAGGAAGGCCACGTATCAGCGGACCTTCCGGCGTATCGCGTTGGCATGGATCATGGCCGGGGTCCTGCTTGGAGGGCTCCACTTTGCGATGCAGTTTTACATTTGA
- the ispH gene encoding 4-hydroxy-3-methylbut-2-enyl diphosphate reductase, with the protein MIERIHLAKPRGFCAGVVMAIQAVEKAARTEDKPVTVYHSIVHNHTVVERLRAGGGVHFVEDLDTINALPDSGETVIFSAHGISPVVRERARQLGLATIDATCPLVTKVHTEAKKYAREGYTILLIGDSARHQEVIGTRGEAPNHTILVGVLGQAHKEGSGLNDPHTVEVPDPSRVVVLTQTTLSVDDTRRTVDVLKARFPALVVPPSEDLCYATKNRQDAVKAIAPMVDTFLVLTSTHSSNGMRLLELARDLCGRAERLETVADLGGLDLSGVCSVGITSAASTPDDLVQAVVEHFRVLNPNLQVIEEGEWENIEFREPRKILPTDQLPRTMQ; encoded by the coding sequence ATGATCGAGCGCATTCATCTGGCCAAACCTCGCGGCTTTTGCGCGGGCGTGGTCATGGCCATTCAGGCGGTGGAAAAGGCGGCGCGCACCGAGGACAAACCAGTTACGGTGTACCACTCCATCGTCCACAACCACACGGTGGTCGAGCGGCTGCGCGCAGGGGGCGGGGTCCACTTTGTCGAGGACCTCGACACCATAAATGCGCTGCCCGACAGTGGCGAAACGGTCATCTTCAGTGCCCACGGCATCAGTCCGGTGGTCCGTGAACGCGCCCGGCAGCTGGGCCTGGCCACCATCGACGCGACCTGCCCGCTGGTCACCAAGGTTCATACCGAGGCCAAGAAATACGCCCGCGAGGGATATACCATCCTGCTGATTGGCGACAGCGCCCGGCATCAGGAGGTAATCGGGACGCGCGGAGAAGCGCCCAACCACACCATTCTGGTGGGGGTTCTCGGGCAGGCGCACAAGGAAGGTTCGGGGCTCAACGACCCGCACACGGTAGAGGTTCCTGACCCGTCACGCGTGGTTGTGCTCACCCAGACGACCCTCAGCGTGGACGACACACGCCGTACAGTTGACGTGCTGAAGGCCCGCTTTCCGGCGCTGGTGGTTCCTCCCAGCGAGGACCTGTGTTACGCCACCAAGAACCGTCAGGACGCAGTCAAAGCAATCGCGCCAATGGTAGACACCTTCCTGGTACTGACCAGCACGCACAGCAGCAATGGAATGCGGCTGCTGGAGCTGGCGCGCGACCTGTGCGGCCGGGCCGAGCGCCTTGAGACTGTAGCGGATCTGGGCGGGCTGGACCTGAGCGGCGTCTGCTCCGTGGGTATCACCAGCGCGGCCAGCACGCCGGACGATCTGGTGCAGGCCGTGGTCGAGCATTTCCGCGTGCTCAATCCAAATTTGCAGGTGATCGAGGAAGGCGAGTGGGAGAACATCGAATTCCGTGAGCCTCGAAAGATCCTGCCGACCGATCAGCTGCCGCGCACGATGCAGTGA